A region of Maridesulfovibrio sp. DNA encodes the following proteins:
- a CDS encoding XRE family transcriptional regulator — protein MSNEQAYKDIAPRLAGLRDAMDMSVEDLAEKVGVTPERAKQYESGTVEIPVSYLMDVAHLCGVSLTVLISGSEAHLTNYALVRNGKGLNVDRRKDYDYKNLASTFVGRRMEPFMVEVPAKEVADMNFTTHRGQEFIYVLEGRLELRLDDSVLELGEGDSLYFDSNTPHALRGLDGKSARMLDVIL, from the coding sequence ATGAGTAACGAACAGGCTTATAAGGATATTGCTCCTAGGCTGGCGGGCCTGCGTGATGCAATGGACATGAGCGTTGAGGATCTGGCTGAGAAAGTCGGGGTTACCCCGGAGCGTGCCAAGCAGTACGAATCCGGTACCGTGGAAATCCCGGTCAGCTATCTGATGGATGTGGCTCACCTTTGCGGAGTCAGCCTTACTGTGCTGATTTCCGGCAGCGAAGCCCATCTGACTAACTACGCGCTGGTACGCAACGGCAAAGGGCTGAATGTAGATCGTCGAAAGGACTACGACTACAAGAACCTTGCTTCTACTTTCGTAGGCCGCCGTATGGAGCCTTTCATGGTCGAAGTTCCGGCTAAAGAGGTTGCGGACATGAATTTTACCACCCACCGCGGGCAGGAGTTCATTTACGTGCTGGAAGGTCGTCTTGAACTCAGGCTCGACGATTCCGTACTGGAGCTTGGAGAAGGCGATTCCCTGTATTTTGATTCGAATACTCCTCACGCCCTGAGAGGGCTTGACGGCAAATCTGCACGCATGCTGGATGTAATTCTATAG
- a CDS encoding AMP-binding protein, which translates to MEKSHLREITLGALLDETIEKCPDQEAVVYVDRDFRLTYREFGELVDDLAMGLMALGIKKGEKVAVWATNVPYWVALQFATAKIGAILLTVNTFYRNTELEYLLKQSECENLVIIDGFREIDYLQTVYDLIPELKTQERGYLKSDKFPDLKRVFFLGQEKHRGMYSMAEVINLSAVTTEEDYAERQDSLDPHDVVNMQYTSGTTGFPKGVQLTHYNIGNNGFWIGENQGFKPGDRLCLPVPLFHCFGCVLGVLAAVNHGTTMVILEGFDPLLVMASVDQEKCTALYGVPTMFIAILEHKLFAKFNYSSLRTGIMAGSPCPIEVMKKVMDKMNMTDITICYGLTEASPVMTQTRIEDSVQRRTETVGRAMPEIEVAIINPETGKMCANGETGEICCRGYNVMKGYYNNPEATSSAIDMDGWLHSGDLGTMDDEGYVDVTGRLKDMIIRGGENIYPREIEEFLYTMDGILDVQVAGVPSKKYGEQVGAFIILKDDVEMDQQDVIDYCRGQISRYKIPKYITFIDAYPMTASGKIQKYKLRDMAAELYPDA; encoded by the coding sequence ATGGAAAAATCACATCTCAGGGAAATAACACTTGGAGCACTGCTGGACGAAACTATTGAGAAATGTCCGGATCAGGAAGCTGTTGTCTATGTTGATCGCGATTTCCGCCTGACCTACCGTGAATTCGGTGAGTTGGTGGACGATCTGGCCATGGGGCTTATGGCTCTCGGAATTAAAAAGGGCGAGAAGGTTGCGGTCTGGGCCACTAACGTACCTTACTGGGTGGCGCTGCAGTTCGCAACAGCCAAGATCGGGGCCATACTGCTGACGGTTAACACTTTTTACCGGAACACCGAACTGGAATACCTGCTCAAACAGTCCGAGTGTGAAAACCTTGTTATCATAGACGGTTTCAGGGAGATTGACTACCTCCAGACCGTGTACGACCTGATTCCGGAACTAAAGACTCAGGAGCGCGGTTACCTCAAAAGTGATAAATTTCCTGATCTCAAGAGGGTGTTCTTTCTTGGTCAGGAAAAACACCGCGGCATGTATTCCATGGCTGAGGTTATCAACCTTTCCGCAGTGACTACAGAGGAAGATTACGCGGAGCGTCAGGATTCCCTTGATCCTCATGATGTGGTCAACATGCAGTACACCTCAGGAACCACCGGGTTCCCCAAAGGCGTACAACTGACCCATTACAACATAGGCAACAACGGGTTCTGGATTGGTGAGAACCAAGGGTTCAAGCCCGGTGACCGCCTCTGTCTGCCTGTACCCCTGTTTCACTGTTTCGGTTGCGTACTCGGCGTGCTGGCAGCTGTTAATCACGGTACCACCATGGTCATCCTTGAGGGATTCGACCCGCTGCTGGTCATGGCTTCCGTGGATCAGGAGAAGTGCACCGCCCTTTACGGCGTGCCGACTATGTTTATCGCTATTCTTGAACACAAGTTATTTGCGAAATTTAACTATTCTTCTTTGCGTACCGGTATCATGGCCGGGTCTCCCTGTCCTATCGAGGTCATGAAAAAGGTTATGGACAAGATGAACATGACTGACATAACCATTTGTTACGGATTGACCGAGGCTTCACCGGTTATGACCCAAACCCGCATCGAAGACAGCGTCCAGCGCCGTACTGAAACAGTGGGCCGGGCCATGCCTGAAATTGAGGTCGCCATTATCAATCCGGAAACAGGCAAGATGTGCGCTAACGGTGAAACCGGTGAAATCTGTTGCCGCGGTTATAACGTCATGAAGGGATATTACAACAATCCCGAGGCTACCAGCTCTGCCATCGATATGGACGGCTGGCTCCATTCAGGAGATCTCGGAACTATGGATGATGAAGGGTACGTTGACGTAACCGGACGCCTTAAGGACATGATCATCCGTGGCGGGGAAAATATATATCCCCGTGAAATTGAGGAGTTCCTCTATACCATGGATGGGATTCTTGATGTACAGGTGGCCGGGGTGCCCAGTAAGAAGTACGGGGAGCAGGTCGGGGCCTTTATCATTCTCAAGGATGATGTGGAAATGGATCAGCAGGATGTCATTGACTACTGCCGCGGTCAAATTTCCCGCTATAAGATCCCCAAGTACATTACCTTCATTGACGCTTATCCCATGACCGCAAGCGGCAAGATTCAGAAATACAAACTCAGGGACATGGCTGCAGAGCTTTACCCTGATGCATAA
- a CDS encoding XRE family transcriptional regulator, translating into MSKAKVGYRIKTFREKQGLSLEDFSDRTGLGVDFLEAVEEKENYPSLGPLLKIARALGVRLGTFLDDQVSKDPLIVKLGERKEEFSMHSDVEKTASMKYFSLAKGKSDRHMEPFFIEIQPEEDEPKLTSHEGEEFIIVVSGKLKVVYGREESVLEAGDSVYFNSVVPHYVAADGSEKCDIYAVLYFPE; encoded by the coding sequence ATGAGCAAAGCAAAAGTAGGGTACCGTATTAAGACATTCAGGGAAAAACAGGGGCTCAGCCTTGAGGATTTTTCCGACCGTACAGGCCTGGGAGTCGATTTTCTTGAAGCTGTGGAAGAAAAAGAGAATTATCCTTCCCTTGGACCTCTACTTAAGATTGCCAGAGCTCTTGGCGTAAGACTCGGTACTTTTCTGGACGATCAGGTCAGCAAGGATCCTCTGATAGTTAAGCTTGGAGAACGTAAAGAGGAATTCTCCATGCATTCTGATGTGGAAAAAACAGCGTCCATGAAATATTTTTCTCTTGCCAAGGGTAAGAGTGACCGTCACATGGAACCGTTTTTTATTGAAATCCAGCCTGAGGAAGACGAACCCAAGCTTACCTCTCACGAGGGTGAAGAGTTTATCATCGTGGTTTCCGGTAAGCTCAAAGTTGTTTACGGCAGGGAAGAGAGCGTGCTGGAAGCCGGTGACAGCGTATATTTCAATTCCGTGGTCCCGCACTACGTGGCAGCCGACGGCAGCGAAAAGTGCGACATTTACGCAGTCCTTTATTTTCCGGAATAA
- a CDS encoding tetratricopeptide repeat protein: MATADQNTGRQTIKGVFSSQNVQKIGTGTTVRRTISKMYWMAEELNPENVEVQALNTSYVPAGPKTVVPMEEFLSKYSPEPEFYVSTVYPKMQELNSTIARGEKARQAGATYSAEFEFQNALGVDEDNVKANFGLGLTYMERGESNKANDIFNRLVKLDAAFQTEHKHLFNEFGINLRKTGMQDQAIDYYDRALEITSNDENLHYNIARAYFEKGVLDKCSTHLKKALELNSSHTEALKFLEFIKKNHPDQA, translated from the coding sequence ATGGCCACGGCAGATCAAAATACAGGCAGACAGACAATTAAGGGTGTCTTCTCCAGTCAAAATGTGCAAAAAATCGGGACTGGCACTACTGTGCGCCGGACTATCAGCAAAATGTACTGGATGGCTGAAGAGCTCAACCCGGAAAATGTAGAGGTTCAAGCCCTCAATACCAGCTATGTGCCAGCCGGCCCCAAAACAGTCGTTCCTATGGAAGAGTTCCTATCCAAGTATTCACCTGAGCCTGAATTCTACGTCTCCACGGTCTATCCGAAAATGCAGGAACTGAACTCCACTATTGCGCGTGGAGAAAAAGCAAGGCAAGCCGGGGCCACCTACAGTGCAGAATTTGAATTCCAGAATGCGCTGGGTGTGGATGAAGACAACGTAAAAGCCAACTTCGGCCTTGGGCTGACCTACATGGAACGCGGGGAATCCAACAAGGCCAACGACATCTTCAACAGGCTGGTCAAACTTGATGCCGCCTTTCAAACCGAGCACAAACATCTGTTCAATGAATTCGGTATCAACCTGCGCAAGACAGGCATGCAGGATCAGGCAATAGATTACTATGACCGGGCGCTGGAAATTACTTCCAATGATGAGAACCTGCACTACAATATCGCCCGGGCATATTTCGAAAAAGGTGTGCTCGACAAATGCTCCACCCACCTGAAGAAGGCCCTTGAATTAAACTCAAGCCATACAGAAGCTTTGAAATTCCTTGAATTTATAAAGAAGAATCATCCCGATCAGGCTTAG
- a CDS encoding transcription antitermination factor NusB, which yields MKKTNALPGPRGVAFECVTRALDGGADAQAVLDNALTSANLDGRDRGFVTEILYGYLRMRLRLQAVLNCFLSRPDGLPQPIIRVLGLAAYELLHMDVPAYASVDWGVDSAKRLSHGKLGGLANAVLRKVARLAEDGADDEFFRRNTDSDIEFLSAYYSCPEWIVELWMKSYGRDRAEQYLEAQICPPAAGFVLNTADKKAKAAAIQLLEEEDYIASDGQAFAFYSGYWPEAFNGLKESVTRQSYAAREALAVLEPSEWPTPVWDGCSGRGGKSRFLHSKDVSPIIASDPHARRLAALKREVPSVSAFRASAINPPLAKESIGTALLDVPCSGLGVLSRRPDTKFKRTPEDVDSLVRLQSRILDNSWETVRRGGRLAYITCTLNPEENELQIKSFLKRHNDAVSLKEWTTPPDSELHEFFYSALIEKK from the coding sequence ATGAAGAAAACGAATGCCTTGCCCGGCCCAAGGGGTGTTGCCTTCGAGTGTGTGACTCGTGCTCTGGACGGCGGGGCGGATGCACAGGCCGTTCTTGATAATGCTCTGACATCGGCAAATCTTGACGGACGTGACCGAGGGTTTGTTACGGAAATCCTTTATGGCTACCTGCGCATGCGTTTGAGGCTGCAGGCTGTGCTGAATTGCTTTCTTTCCCGGCCCGACGGTTTGCCTCAGCCCATAATAAGGGTATTGGGTCTGGCCGCTTATGAACTTCTTCATATGGATGTTCCAGCTTATGCTTCCGTGGATTGGGGGGTGGATTCTGCTAAGCGTCTTTCCCATGGCAAGCTCGGCGGTCTGGCAAATGCTGTGCTGCGTAAAGTGGCCCGGCTGGCTGAAGATGGGGCTGATGATGAATTTTTCCGCCGCAATACTGATTCCGATATCGAATTTCTTTCCGCTTACTATTCATGCCCGGAGTGGATTGTTGAGCTCTGGATGAAAAGCTATGGGCGTGATCGGGCTGAGCAATATCTTGAAGCGCAGATATGCCCTCCTGCTGCCGGATTTGTTCTTAATACAGCTGACAAAAAAGCTAAGGCTGCAGCTATCCAACTTCTGGAAGAGGAAGATTACATTGCCTCTGACGGGCAGGCTTTTGCTTTTTATTCAGGCTACTGGCCTGAAGCTTTCAACGGTTTGAAAGAGTCTGTGACCCGCCAGAGTTATGCTGCCCGCGAGGCCCTTGCTGTGTTGGAACCTTCCGAATGGCCTACCCCGGTCTGGGACGGATGTTCCGGGCGTGGCGGCAAGTCAAGATTTTTGCATTCAAAGGACGTTTCACCGATTATAGCCAGCGATCCCCATGCCAGAAGATTGGCCGCTTTGAAACGTGAAGTACCTTCTGTATCCGCTTTTCGTGCTTCGGCGATTAATCCGCCGCTGGCTAAGGAATCTATCGGTACGGCGCTGCTTGATGTTCCCTGTTCCGGGCTGGGAGTCCTTTCACGCAGGCCGGATACCAAGTTCAAGCGTACCCCGGAAGATGTGGATTCATTGGTCCGCCTACAGTCGCGTATTCTGGACAACAGTTGGGAAACCGTGCGCAGGGGAGGGCGGCTGGCTTACATCACCTGCACACTCAATCCAGAAGAGAATGAGCTCCAGATTAAATCCTTCCTCAAGCGGCACAACGACGCTGTTTCTTTGAAAGAATGGACTACACCGCCGGATTCGGAACTACACGAATTTTTCTATTCGGCTTTGATTGAGAAAAAGTAG
- a CDS encoding DUF116 domain-containing protein, whose amino-acid sequence MSVEKDNKKRLFIGLITGTCMLLCLFLGLLWYVPYAGLDSFGSWASWGWGLFIFALIVLVGWGYVGLLTNVVFHRTFPFSQKARGLSVKLFLPLMTILGRIFGLSKSKIRGSFIKVNNELVLSEVGRFDPEKIMILTPHCLQASRCDMRLTYDIDNCKRCGLCSIKGLLDLRDKYGVHFYVATGGTIARRLVVQNRPRMIIAIACERDLASGIQDTYPLPVYGVLNERPNGPCLDTQVALIDVENALRRFLKEDKLPADADKNVALTPLTGL is encoded by the coding sequence ATGAGTGTAGAAAAAGATAACAAAAAGCGGCTTTTTATCGGCCTGATCACCGGAACCTGTATGCTGCTCTGCCTGTTTCTGGGCCTGCTCTGGTATGTGCCTTATGCCGGACTGGATTCATTCGGCTCTTGGGCTTCCTGGGGTTGGGGACTGTTCATTTTCGCGCTCATCGTGCTGGTCGGTTGGGGCTATGTTGGGCTGCTCACCAATGTGGTGTTTCATCGTACATTTCCTTTTTCCCAGAAAGCGCGTGGATTAAGTGTTAAGCTTTTTCTCCCTCTGATGACTATTCTGGGCCGTATTTTCGGGCTTTCCAAGAGTAAGATCCGTGGGTCTTTCATCAAGGTTAATAACGAATTGGTCCTTTCCGAGGTGGGGCGGTTTGATCCTGAAAAGATTATGATCCTGACCCCGCACTGTTTACAGGCCAGCCGTTGTGATATGCGCCTGACCTATGACATTGATAACTGCAAGCGCTGCGGCTTGTGCTCCATTAAGGGGCTGCTTGATCTGCGTGATAAATACGGGGTGCATTTTTATGTCGCCACCGGCGGGACAATTGCCCGTAGGCTGGTGGTGCAGAACCGTCCGCGCATGATCATAGCAATTGCTTGCGAACGCGATCTTGCCAGTGGTATTCAGGATACCTATCCGCTTCCGGTCTACGGTGTGCTCAACGAGCGCCCTAACGGACCATGCCTTGATACACAGGTCGCGCTCATCGATGTGGAGAATGCTTTGCGTCGCTTTTTAAAGGAAGACAAGCTTCCTGCCGATGCGGACAAGAATGTGGCACTTACCCCTCTTACCGGGCTTTAA
- the fmt gene encoding methionyl-tRNA formyltransferase: MAEKRWRIVFMGTPDFASTILEYLVEWDGCEVIAAYTQPDRPCGRGHKVRCSAVKNVAVKHDIPVYQPLNFKDEKDVEALRALEPDFLVVAAYGLILPQSVLDIPAVMPINVHASLLPKYRGAAPIHRSVTNGDHATGITIMKMEAGLDTGPILVQQALGIAWDDFTGKVHDELADMGGPLVMETLLRYRDGRLTVMEQDDSIATYAEKLSKEEGLIDWNLPVKEVHNKIRGMYPWPGAYYFWTPEGKEPIRLVLSPGKPGDDEVGDHAPGTIVGEFDGMLGIACQDKIYLASKVKPAGKKEMDGKAFMCGYMNKC; the protein is encoded by the coding sequence ATGGCTGAAAAGCGCTGGCGAATAGTTTTCATGGGAACACCGGACTTTGCGTCCACCATTCTCGAATATCTCGTGGAATGGGACGGATGTGAAGTCATCGCAGCTTATACTCAGCCTGACCGCCCCTGCGGTCGCGGTCACAAGGTGCGTTGTTCCGCTGTTAAAAATGTTGCCGTTAAGCATGATATTCCAGTCTACCAGCCCTTGAATTTCAAGGACGAAAAGGACGTTGAAGCACTGCGTGCTCTGGAACCTGATTTTCTGGTGGTTGCAGCCTACGGGCTGATTCTGCCCCAGTCCGTTCTGGATATCCCGGCGGTCATGCCCATCAACGTGCACGCTTCCCTATTGCCCAAGTATCGCGGTGCCGCTCCTATTCACAGATCGGTTACCAACGGAGATCACGCCACCGGAATTACTATCATGAAGATGGAGGCGGGCCTTGATACCGGTCCTATTCTGGTACAGCAGGCCCTTGGGATTGCATGGGATGATTTTACCGGAAAAGTGCATGACGAACTCGCCGACATGGGCGGCCCGCTGGTTATGGAAACCCTGCTGCGCTACAGGGATGGTCGGCTGACCGTCATGGAGCAGGATGATTCCATCGCCACCTATGCCGAGAAACTCAGCAAGGAAGAAGGGCTGATTGATTGGAATCTTCCGGTCAAGGAAGTGCATAATAAGATAAGGGGCATGTATCCATGGCCCGGAGCTTATTACTTCTGGACTCCCGAAGGCAAGGAACCTATCCGCCTCGTGCTTTCACCCGGCAAGCCCGGTGATGATGAAGTTGGTGATCATGCACCCGGAACCATTGTCGGAGAATTTGACGGCATGCTCGGCATTGCCTGTCAGGATAAGATTTACCTCGCATCCAAGGTCAAGCCGGCCGGCAAAAAAGAAATGGACGGCAAGGCCTTCATGTGCGGCTATATGAATAAGTGCTAG
- the def gene encoding peptide deformylase, producing MKLDILAYPEASLAEVCTRVEEVTPELKEQIDNMIETMYEDDGVGLAAPQVGLQKRLIVIDPSGPKERTDLQVIINPEIVEKSSQKVDSEEACLSCPGFKCVIKRHETVTVTGTDLDGNDLRIEADDFLAIVLQHEIDHLDGTLIVDRVGRLKRAMYDKKVKKWLKSAGE from the coding sequence ATGAAATTAGATATTTTAGCTTATCCTGAAGCTTCTTTGGCAGAAGTCTGCACAAGAGTTGAAGAAGTAACTCCTGAGTTGAAGGAACAGATCGATAACATGATCGAGACCATGTACGAGGACGACGGCGTAGGCCTTGCCGCCCCGCAGGTCGGACTCCAGAAACGTCTGATCGTTATTGATCCTTCCGGTCCCAAAGAGCGCACTGACCTGCAGGTTATCATCAACCCTGAAATCGTTGAAAAGAGCAGCCAGAAGGTGGATTCCGAGGAAGCCTGCCTTTCCTGTCCCGGCTTTAAATGCGTGATCAAACGCCACGAGACTGTGACGGTCACCGGTACCGACCTTGACGGCAATGACCTCCGCATTGAAGCGGATGATTTTCTGGCCATTGTTCTGCAGCATGAAATTGATCATCTTGATGGAACTCTCATTGTCGACCGTGTAGGCCGCCTGAAACGTGCAATGTACGACAAGAAGGTAAAAAAATGGCTGAAAAGCGCTGGCGAATAG
- the aspS gene encoding aspartate--tRNA ligase: MSEQIEERDYDEYRVIEPLGDWKRTHSCNQITAANMGEKVLIMGWVQFRRDHGGLIFIDLRDREGLTQVVFSPEHNFEAHERAHAIRSEYVVAIKGEVRERPDGMRNPNLTTGDIEIVVDEWKLLNTSETPPFAIEDRSDASEMLRLKYRFLDLRRPVLAKNFILRNKAAQSVRRYLDNLGFLEIETPVLTKSTPEGARDFLVPSRMNNGDFYALPQSPQLFKQMLMVSGMDRYFQIVKCFRDEDLRADRQPEFTQIDIEMSFVNEEQVMGMAEEMVRTVFKETIETELPAAFPRMTYADAMRDYGCDKPDVRFELKLQEATDIFKGSDFKVFASSELIKILRVPGGAELSRKEIDEYTKFVEIYGSKGLAWIKVKEDGEWQSPIVKFFSEEECTKLRELTNCQPGDILFFQAGAADIVNAALAALRIKMGERFELIDESAFAPLWVTDFPLLEYNPDEKRYVARHHPFTSPQEGQIDELGEKPAEALARAYDLVMNGYEVGGGSIRIHTPEMQQKMFAALGINEEEARAKFGFLMDALQFGAPPHGGIAFGLDRLIMILCGAKSIRDVIAFPKTQKATCLMTEAPAGVSATQLRELGIRLREKKEA, encoded by the coding sequence ATGTCTGAACAGATTGAAGAACGCGATTACGACGAATACCGGGTGATTGAACCCCTTGGCGATTGGAAACGTACCCACAGCTGCAACCAGATTACCGCAGCCAACATGGGTGAAAAGGTTCTGATTATGGGCTGGGTCCAGTTCCGCCGCGACCACGGCGGTCTGATCTTTATCGACCTGCGTGACCGTGAAGGTCTTACACAGGTTGTTTTCAGCCCGGAACACAATTTCGAGGCCCATGAACGCGCTCATGCCATCCGCTCTGAATATGTGGTAGCAATTAAAGGTGAAGTTCGTGAACGTCCTGACGGTATGCGCAACCCCAACCTGACCACCGGTGATATCGAAATCGTTGTTGACGAGTGGAAGCTGCTCAACACTTCCGAAACTCCCCCGTTTGCCATTGAAGACCGCAGCGATGCTTCCGAAATGCTGCGTTTGAAATACCGTTTTCTGGATCTGCGCCGCCCCGTGCTTGCCAAGAACTTCATCCTGCGCAACAAGGCAGCCCAGTCCGTACGCCGTTATCTCGACAACCTCGGTTTCCTTGAAATCGAAACCCCGGTGCTGACCAAGTCCACCCCGGAAGGAGCGCGTGACTTTCTCGTACCCAGCCGTATGAATAACGGCGATTTCTACGCCCTGCCGCAGTCTCCGCAGCTCTTCAAGCAGATGCTTATGGTTTCCGGCATGGACCGTTACTTCCAGATCGTAAAATGTTTCCGTGACGAAGACCTCCGTGCCGACCGTCAGCCCGAGTTTACTCAGATCGATATCGAAATGAGCTTCGTCAACGAAGAGCAGGTCATGGGCATGGCTGAAGAAATGGTTCGCACTGTCTTCAAAGAGACTATCGAAACCGAACTGCCCGCAGCTTTTCCCCGCATGACCTACGCTGATGCCATGCGCGATTACGGTTGCGATAAGCCGGACGTTCGTTTCGAGCTCAAGCTTCAGGAAGCCACCGATATCTTCAAAGGTTCCGACTTCAAGGTCTTCGCCAGCTCCGAGCTGATTAAGATTCTGCGCGTACCGGGCGGTGCCGAGCTTTCCCGTAAGGAAATCGACGAATACACCAAGTTCGTTGAAATCTACGGTTCCAAGGGCCTTGCATGGATCAAGGTTAAGGAAGACGGCGAATGGCAGTCTCCCATTGTAAAATTCTTCTCCGAAGAAGAATGCACCAAGCTGCGTGAACTCACCAACTGCCAGCCCGGTGATATCCTTTTCTTCCAGGCCGGAGCAGCGGACATTGTTAACGCCGCTCTCGCCGCTCTGCGTATCAAGATGGGTGAACGCTTCGAACTCATCGATGAGTCCGCATTCGCTCCCCTCTGGGTTACCGATTTTCCGCTTCTTGAGTACAACCCTGACGAAAAACGCTACGTTGCCCGTCACCATCCCTTTACCTCTCCGCAGGAAGGGCAGATTGACGAGCTTGGCGAGAAGCCTGCCGAGGCCCTTGCCCGTGCATACGACCTCGTCATGAACGGCTACGAAGTTGGTGGCGGTTCCATCCGTATCCACACTCCGGAAATGCAGCAGAAAATGTTCGCCGCTCTGGGTATTAACGAAGAAGAAGCCCGTGCCAAGTTCGGCTTCCTTATGGATGCGCTCCAGTTCGGTGCACCGCCGCACGGTGGTATTGCTTTTGGTCTGGACAGACTTATAATGATTCTGTGCGGTGCAAAATCCATCAGGGATGTTATCGCCTTCCCCAAAACTCAGAAGGCCACCTGCCTGATGACCGAAGCACCCGCAGGCGTATCCGCTACCCAGCTCCGTGAGCTCGGTATCCGCCTTAGAGAAAAGAAAGAAGCATAA
- the hisS gene encoding histidine--tRNA ligase: MAKIQKIKGVADLFPEDSARYAFMEKTARDVFSSYGYGELRVPILEKTELFCRSIGEETDVVQKEMYTFPDRKGRSLTMRPEATAGIVRAYVENKIFQPGKVSKYFTFGPMFRYERPQAGRMRQFHQIDSEIFGAAEPQADAEVLLMLSSFLSKIGLEKLSFELNSLGCPECRPKYNQALKDFLSSLDREQLCEDCQRRMDTNPLRVLDCKSRNCKALTEKAPTLPDHLCGECREHFDTVIALIDEAGLKYTLNPRLVRGLDYYQRTAFEVTSGDIGAQTAVAGGGRYDGLVESLGGPKKVPAIGFACGMERLAMLLQGEFEPATDFYVALVDERAAREALIFGEKLRRSGLKGEVGFTAKSMKAQLRYANKINAQKCFIFGADEYENGTVTIKEMTDGGEQATVVRDEYFK; this comes from the coding sequence ATGGCAAAAATACAGAAAATAAAAGGTGTTGCAGACCTCTTTCCAGAAGATAGCGCAAGGTATGCGTTCATGGAGAAGACCGCAAGAGATGTTTTTTCTTCATATGGATATGGGGAATTGAGAGTCCCCATTCTGGAAAAAACGGAACTTTTCTGTCGTTCCATCGGTGAGGAAACCGATGTGGTGCAGAAAGAAATGTATACCTTCCCCGATCGCAAGGGCCGTTCCCTGACCATGCGTCCAGAGGCTACCGCCGGCATTGTCCGTGCTTATGTTGAAAACAAGATTTTTCAGCCCGGCAAGGTTAGCAAATATTTCACTTTCGGTCCTATGTTTCGGTATGAAAGGCCGCAAGCAGGACGCATGCGCCAGTTTCATCAGATCGATTCGGAAATTTTCGGAGCAGCTGAACCTCAGGCTGATGCCGAAGTTCTGCTTATGCTTTCTTCTTTTTTAAGTAAGATCGGTTTGGAAAAACTTTCTTTCGAGTTGAATTCTCTTGGTTGCCCTGAATGCCGTCCCAAGTATAATCAGGCCTTGAAGGATTTCTTGAGTTCTCTTGACCGGGAACAGCTCTGTGAAGACTGCCAGCGTCGCATGGATACCAACCCCCTGCGGGTACTTGACTGCAAAAGCAGGAATTGCAAAGCCCTTACCGAGAAAGCTCCAACACTGCCGGATCATCTTTGCGGTGAATGCCGGGAGCACTTCGATACCGTAATTGCCCTGATTGACGAGGCCGGACTCAAGTACACCCTCAATCCCCGTCTTGTACGCGGATTGGACTACTACCAGAGGACAGCCTTTGAAGTCACCTCAGGGGATATCGGGGCCCAGACAGCTGTCGCCGGAGGGGGACGTTATGATGGACTGGTGGAATCCCTCGGCGGACCCAAGAAGGTTCCGGCAATCGGTTTTGCCTGCGGTATGGAACGTCTGGCCATGTTGCTGCAAGGTGAGTTCGAGCCTGCCACTGATTTTTATGTAGCCCTTGTGGACGAAAGAGCTGCCAGAGAGGCTCTCATCTTCGGTGAAAAGCTGCGCCGCTCCGGTCTTAAAGGCGAGGTCGGCTTCACAGCCAAAAGCATGAAAGCCCAACTCAGGTATGCTAACAAAATTAACGCGCAGAAGTGTTTTATCTTCGGTGCGGATGAATATGAAAACGGAACGGTCACCATTAAAGAAATGACCGATGGCGGGGAACAGGCAACTGTGGTCCGTGACGAATATTTTAAGTAG
- a CDS encoding DUF2628 domain-containing protein, translating to MEMITSQDYEEYIGPNAGKYLFNFAKFQQLHDGFTVTWHWPAFLFGFWWFLYRKMYFWAAVTFLIGFLPFGNFIAQIGYGMSAYFFYYRDSTAKIGAIKSTAPVGGASVIMRDTGGVHGWVKIVGLICFFLQPIWIFFMSLFFGGAFFFSFHQVMV from the coding sequence ATGGAAATGATCACTTCACAAGATTACGAAGAATACATAGGCCCCAATGCAGGCAAATACCTTTTCAACTTTGCCAAATTCCAGCAGCTGCATGACGGTTTTACCGTAACCTGGCATTGGCCCGCCTTCCTGTTCGGGTTCTGGTGGTTCCTGTACCGCAAAATGTACTTCTGGGCCGCAGTCACCTTTTTGATAGGCTTTCTGCCCTTCGGAAACTTTATCGCCCAGATCGGATACGGCATGAGCGCATATTTTTTCTACTACCGCGACAGCACCGCCAAAATCGGAGCCATCAAATCCACTGCTCCGGTGGGAGGAGCATCCGTAATCATGCGCGATACCGGAGGAGTCCACGGCTGGGTTAAAATTGTAGGTCTGATCTGCTTCTTCCTGCAACCCATCTGGATATTCTTCATGTCACTTTTCTTCGGAGGTGCCTTCTTCTTTTCTTTCCATCAAGTTATGGTATAA